In Syngnathus typhle isolate RoL2023-S1 ecotype Sweden linkage group LG13, RoL_Styp_1.0, whole genome shotgun sequence, the sequence GTCATGTGTGTGAACGGGCCTGAGGACAAGCTGTATCGCAGTCAAAGCGCAGACATCACGCTGTCCTCTGAAAAGGAGCGCATCAAGAAGATGCTCTCTGAGGGGTAACCAAAGTCCTCTGCACACAAAAGAtagtaaacacaaaaaaaggaatgtTAATAAGAAATGTTGGTTTTCATAAATAGTCATTTGTTTTGCGACAGGTCTATTTGCGAGTTGAACCTGGAGACGGAGTTCTTCACGCTACAAGACAGTAACTCTAAATTAGTGGCGGCGTTGCACGAGGCTAATGCTAACGTGGCGCAGTGGAAGAAGCAGCTGGTTGCTTATCAAGAGGAAACCGAAAGGCTCAGAGAACAAGTGAGCAGAGCAGCAAATTCACATCATATCCTACAATACATTTGCAGAGTCCCTGAGAGGCcttcaaaaaaatcaattacaTAATCATGTTCCAATCCAAAGAGAGCAGACTCATCAATAACATCTACACAGAGTCTGAGCTTTCTATTAAAGCTCATCTCCACACTATCGATCTCCTAAACGTTCATTTCCAGCACATATCAGTCAGTTCAGGCTACATTCAGATTTTAGTATGTGAGTTTTTTTTGCTCCTTCTCAGGATGACAGGGCCAATTGGCTGAAAGTAAAATGGCTCATGTCTCAGTGGTGGTGTGAGATGAGGAAGAGTTTGTAGGACAGCCATATCCTACTTTCATTGGCCCACTTAGGACAAAAAAAGACAGCGATCACCAGAGGGAGATGGCATCTGCTcatttctttctcttgctcgCTTCTGCAGCTTCTCCTAAGCGGTGGATTTTAGGAACTTCTTTTTCAGTCCTCTACTGTAAAATACATGCTACATTGTTTGTTCCGATTCAGGAACTTGCTATCAGTTCCACAATTGAATGTGAGGACATGAAAATTTAAGTTTTCATGAatagcaaaatattttttgtttgtgtattgtgtgcATTGAGGTGGCTGACCTGGAggcccacgggggtcacggccCCAGTGACCTGTTGAAGGATGAGCTGACTCAGTCTCTAGAGGAACTGGAGGCTCTGTTGAAGGCCAAAGATGAGGTTTGCAtacgtataccgtaattttcggactataagtcgcaccggagtataaatcgcaccagccataaaatgcccaaaaaagtgaaaaaaaacatataataataataataaattatatttataacgcactttacattcgggGGAATCCCAAAGTGCCAaagtgtatatacatatatatgtatataaatcgctcctgagtataagtcgcccccccacccaaactatgaaaaaaaaaacgcgacttatagtccgaaaattacggtaccttcaCGTAAAAAAATAATGGTTCAGTTTAAGTACatgctttgttgttttttttggcaggAAATCCACATTTTGCAAAGCAAGAAAACAGACTATCATGAGATAGAGCGGGACAGAGATCAGGCTATACACAGATTACGGGTAAGGCTAAATTAAAGAATTTACATTTATACAGTATTCCACAATTATACAGCTCGCATTGATATCATTACATGGTGGAGGtttacctaatgaagtggccggtGAGTGTCTATCTTTTCTACACAGCAACAAAGCAGtagttttaaaatgtttgaatCTCCTCAACAGGAAGTGGAGATGCGTAATTCCGAGCTAGAGCGCCGCATCCAGAACACGGAGCAGAACTTGAGCATCTCTCTGGAGGACCGAGACCGCATTGACACTGAGCTCCAGAGGGCCATCGAAATTCTAGACATCAAGATCTTTGACCTCAATGACCTCCGGCAGAGCCTGGTTAAACTCCTGGACAAATAAAACGTGAAAATGcggaagtaaataaataaagttcaccGTTGGGACGATGGAACCCGCCCACAGTTGCGTCTGGAGCACAAGAAGCATCTTCTCTGTCGGCATTTAACATGCTTTTACTTGTCTGCTAATGTAGCGCTTCATGTTGCTTAGCAGGGAAACAATGCAATAACTTCAAGGTAACTGCTTATGAGTGCAGAGTGCAAGATGTTTATTAAGGACAATTGGTGCTCGGTTTTTCATTGAGTATGACCATTGAAATTGAAATGGCATATTATGATAAGAGGCCTTGTATTATATAAACTGCCTTGTTAAAGATTctgcaaacaaaacaagaaccATTTAATACTGCATTAACAGCCACAAAACATAATGCAGATGAGTAACTCGCTATGCACTACATAGCAGCGGTAAAACGAGTGAGTGAATTAGGTCACATTCTTTAAGGTCGAGTAAGAGAAAAAGAAGTCCGCTAtattatttaatattgtatTTGGTGAGGCACAGATGAATAAAGACACCAAAGATCAATGTTTTATCAACATTGCTGTTAAGGAATGATAGAAGCCTGCTCTTCTGTGCTGACGCACAATTAGAGAAATGAAGTACGCATTAATAGAAAGAATAAAATATAGACGTAAATGATGCAATTTGCAATGCCATATAGTGCAGCCATACTTTAAACTTTTTATTCATAAAAACTTTGTGTTTATGAATAACGATAAACTTACAGTGCTTGTGAAAATGCCACATCTGAATGGACCTCTGCTGTGATGCATTCAAGGACATTTGGTACACTTCAGGCCTTTCTTGATGTTACCTCCATCTGTGGACAAAATGACATTTGCCTGCTCAACAGTGGAAATACAATGTATTTTTCTCAAGCTTATTTTTATCATGTTCTTTCAAGCCTTACTGTTGAAACTTTTAAGGGTTGTTGTGGAAAGTAATGGTGGCTGTTTCACAGCTGTTGTGaaggaaaataaaagcaaagaatACTAACAAACTTGTACCATACATGCTATATCATTACTATAAATTATGTCACATTCCTCATGTATTATTTTTTACCACACTACATACCTACCATTACTATACTACTTAGTGAGTAGCCAATATAAATACCGCTGTCCATTATTGGAGAAAAAGGACCACCATTCTATTCActgttctattctattctattctattctattctaacaaaatataattataattgCCTATAACAGTAGTTCCCAAAACGTTTTATACGGGCTAAAGGGAGCTAGCATCGATGTTGCTGCTTTAtgaaccttaaaccttatttgaaaacaaatgatacGCAACATATGTAGACAGATATTACAATACTCAAAGCTATGTATGCCTTATCTTCTGCTTACTAAGAAGTTATGACTTACTTTGTATAAAGGCATGTATTATACAGCCCTCTAGTGGCCACTGTGTGCGCAACAGATTATATTCAGAATTGTTTGAAGTGGTCAAGAAATGCGGAAAAAGGTAAATATGTAAAATATCATCTGGGAATTTTACTGACAACATTGAggaatcagtcaaaaaatgttAAAGGTGGAGAtaaaatgtaaaacattttttcatttggtcATGTtattgtgggggaaaaaagttcATTTGTGTCCGGAATGAGAGAGCTGAACAAGGTGGAATTGTGTCATTTAAATGAGAAAGGAGGTAAATACTGCATGTATAGTGTCTCATTTTATTTGGGGATCTATTCATCAAAAATGTGGAATAATTACAAAATGGGACGTTTGGGAAGGCGTAAAATAGTTCTAAAAAAAATGTCCTGTATATGCTTAATAACTTGAAGGGGTTGGACAGTTTCAACAATAcaattccgattttttttttatttagttacCAAGCAGAAATCTAAATATTAAACATAACACACTGTGAAAATGTTCAGTAGCTGTCTTGGTCATTTTGACAATTTCCAGTGTGACTATTATGTGGGGATATACTGGCAACTCCAAGTACCAATTTCAAGTTCTTTTACAACCAATGTACATTTCATAAAGCATGTCTATATATGTATGTGAGGAATGATACCAGCGAGTCAGAGGAGGTCATGCTGATGTTGATGTGCATGTTTGCCATGCTGCTCTTCAGTGTTGGCCACCTCCAGTAGTGTCAGCATCTCCCGCACGACAGCCTGAAGGCCTCGGCCCAGCTGCTGGCTGCTGTAGGGTTTTCCCAGCGGAGGCACATGGATGAAAGCAGAGCGGCCGTGGCCGAGGACCAGAGATGAATAGTAGGTGTAGTCGCACAGGTATCTGTCAAAGCATTGTTGAAAATAGTTACTGCCAGAGTTAGTGACGTTTTGAAGAGATTTGCCATGCATTTAATTGCACAactttacaaaacaaaactgtatggagaaaaaaatatatgccCATGAATGTTGTTGTATTAGGTCTGCATGAGTTTCTCCACAACAAGATTGTGTTCAAACTAGAGAATGCAATTTTTGTGTAAATTGCAGTGTAGTGTAAATTGCAATGTGGGAGAATTTCATCACACACCTTCCAGCATCTTTGGACACTGACACAGTTACCCCTACATCGGTGTCATTAACCCTTTTGCAGACTGTGTCCATGTCTACTAGAGAGCTGATGCAATCGGGCCCATCTTCCATGCAACATTGGGAAGCTGGGCAGAAGCGGCTGTTGTCCAAGCGTTTATAGCCCTTGTTGTGGCCACACTGCTCCAGAGTCACTGTGGTTGCTAAACCTGACACACCAACATGGACCACTAACTGCAAAACACAAAAGAGAAACAACTTGATTTATGAAATCAGCAGCATTCTATAATACACACAGAGTTGCGTAatgcagtgattcccaaccattGTCCATGCAATTAGCCAATTGTATTTAATTGGATGGAAAATTACTTTTTACGATGAACTGCCCTGCCATGAGTGACAAAAAATAGTTTAACATTAAGAGGTTGTAACTGTGTATAAACGCCATAAGATGATAAGACAGCTGACCAAAAGTCCCAACACCATGTACCTGTGGTCGGTGCTTTTCCCACAGAGATGGCAGTAGACTCTGCACTGCCTGATATTCTACAGGCACCTCACACACATAAAGATCTATCGCCTCGCCGAGCCCCAAACACTCCAGTTCCTATCAGGGAGAAAAGCAGTACTCAAATAATTAATCCAACCGCATTTTTTAATTAAGTGTCACAGCTCTTGCTAAAAACAGTGTAAAGACACTTCAACGTGTTGATAGGAACTTGCAAGTAAGGCCTTACCTGTACTGCCACCCAGCTGGAGTTCACAGCATGTTCTCCAAAAGGCTCAAAACCTGAAGAGTAAAGAATAATTCCTAACTCTAATTTTATTGGCTGACCACGCTTTAAATAAAAAGGTAAAAGAGTTTAGAAAATAACAATGCTCATCAATGTAAAGAGAAAATAATTTGGATTTAACCGATCGTTTAAATTGACACTCGTACTAGTAACAACTAGCCTCGATAAAACTATCACAACAacgaaaaaaatacattaatagCCGAGTCGTTCATTCGGCGAAATGATCTCACCCGTTACTATAACTTTCGTCTTGTTGCCCATTCTTGTTATTGCTTGTCGCTCATCTTGAGTGCATTAGGAAAAGAGTGCCACCCCCAATCCCCGCCCCAAGGGAGCTGTCAAGCGTCAACTAAACACCTGATCAAAACGGGCAGTGGCCAGGAAATGACGCACTTTAGGCAAAAGTCCGTAGCTGTGCCTATACTGCCACCCACTGTACAGGAAGTGTACTACAACTAACAGATTGAGCGAGAGAAAGGGGGATGAGATGGAGCGAGAGATATGGAAGGAGAgcgagacacacacagacacacgcacagacacacgcacgcgcacacacacaaacattttaaagcactgaatgtaagggtgtaaatcgcgggtttttcacgatacgatatttgcagaccgatatttgccgatatctttaaacctgctgtgattcattcacgatacatcacgatatagtgctctacgatcgatatagaacaatatcctgatttataacaattcatacgcaaaaccaACAAGGTActacaaactctttatttaggaaattacaaagtgcttccaaacgaatgacttgaagcccaaaggggagcgaatttccccgtcttcttggacactagccatagcaccagcccaggagccgcgtagttgtcggctcccctttcacgttcctgctctgctcacaacacaacacgccgcgcactgctcccggaaagaggaagcaagtaacaatgaactggatttcaaaataacgtcacgtctaatgtccgaggtcaaaaacgggcgctATAGATCGACGTTTACGTtttgcatcgatgccaacaaatcgtagagcattatatcgattaatcgatgtgtatcgatgagtcgttacacccctaactgAATGCACTTGGTTATACCACTTCATTTACAGATGATTCGAAATCCCTCGTAGATTTCATCCTTTGCACGTTTTCAGCAATAATCTTCAAACATGTACAATGTATTTCTAAACCTATTTTCTCAATTAATTTACAGGATCTACAATCTGCTAAAACTGTAGGTGTGTAGCCCACTTGAGAGGCCACTTCCCAACCAACTCTAAAGTGAGAAAAACCAAGCCATCTCTTTCTCAATGAAAGTTGTTTTGAATGAGTGTGCGTGTGACCGCCCACCATTCGTTGTAGTGGCGCAACTAAGCTAAGAACATGTTCTAGTGTGACACAGGGCGTTGGTGACAACACGCATGGCTTGTTACACTCCCAAGGGAGGGTATAGAAGTCAAAGGCCACCTTAAAGGTAGTCGAAGGGGAGACTTTGTGGTACACAAAGTGACATTCACCACTGTACCATTTATAGGACAAATCTGCTCAGTTTGTTGTCATTATGGCAGAGCTAATCtcagttggttttttttttttttacaggaaaggc encodes:
- the LOC133165496 gene encoding homer protein homolog 3-like, translating into MYPHHREREQPIFSTRAHVFQIDPATKRNWIPASKHAVSVSFFFDSNRNVYRIISVGGTKAIINCIVTPSMTFTKTSQKFGQWADSRANTVYGLGFATEQQLQQFSEKFKDVKDAARLAREKSQDKELANTALNIAAPQDLSDDLQSPPVMCVNGPEDKLYRSQSADITLSSEKERIKKMLSEGSICELNLETEFFTLQDSNSKLVAALHEANANVAQWKKQLVAYQEETERLREQVADLEAHGGHGPSDLLKDELTQSLEELEALLKAKDEEIHILQSKKTDYHEIERDRDQAIHRLREVEMRNSELERRIQNTEQNLSISLEDRDRIDTELQRAIEILDIKIFDLNDLRQSLVKLLDK
- the LOC133165497 gene encoding pyroglutamyl-peptidase 1-like isoform X2, with the translated sequence MGNKTKVIVTGFEPFGEHAVNSSWVAVQELECLGLGEAIDLYVCEVPVEYQAVQSLLPSLWEKHRPQLVVHVGVSGLATTVTLEQCGHNKGYKRLDNSRFCPASQCCMEDGPDCISSLVDMDTVCKRVNDTDVGVTVSVSKDAGRYLCDYTYYSSLVLGHGRSAFIHVPPLGKPYSSQQLGRGLQAVVREMLTLLEMEVTSRKA
- the LOC133165497 gene encoding pyroglutamyl-peptidase 1-like isoform X1, which codes for MGNKTKVIVTGFEPFGEHAVNSSWVAVQELECLGLGEAIDLYVCEVPVEYQAVQSLLPSLWEKHRPQLVVHVGVSGLATTVTLEQCGHNKGYKRLDNSRFCPASQCCMEDGPDCISSLVDMDTVCKRVNDTDVGVTVSVSKDAGRYLCDYTYYSSLVLGHGRSAFIHVPPLGKPYSSQQLGRGLQAVVREMLTLLEVANTEEQHGKHAHQHQHDLL